From a region of the Mobula hypostoma chromosome 6, sMobHyp1.1, whole genome shotgun sequence genome:
- the qtrt2 gene encoding queuine tRNA-ribosyltransferase accessory subunit 2 — MKLVLSSIVNGCRQGKLIEVGRNGSKSLDIPGCLLYTRTGTAPHLTHDTLSLVEGVPEPVHLTLSTLAEHQEVLEEYKEGIGKFIGMPDSLIYCSLYDPVSPCPSGYNTNKTVSVWGGGGRIELTMSKFMAIQQAFKPDWYQCMADGEPLPPGSSRKRINKLVDRTLRFLDECLKVHQNSEDLKDTEIIGVIEGGDILEERLRSVRETMKRPVGGFLLDGFQGETMPDDLKLDLISSITGELPADKPRLIHGIGKPDEVLECVSRGVDLFEGFFPYQVTEQGRALSFNFKYQEDPETEVLHRNGSGDNEIKSKSPDCEGRMTAFSIDLKNEKFRDDFSPLVEGCPCYCCQNHTRAYLYHLLLTNELLAGVLLMIHNLHHYFAFFQSIRDSLKDGHWKELKELIEKQKV; from the exons atgaagttaGTCCTCTCCAGCATTGTGAACGGCTGCCGTCAGGGCAAGTTGATTGAAGTAGGACGGAATGGCAGTAAAAGTCTTGACATTCCTGGTTGCCTTCTTTATACACGGACAGGCACAGCTCCCCACCTAACCCATGACACGCTTAGCCTTGTCGAAGGAGTTCCTGAACCTGTGCATCTGACGTTATCTACACT tGCAGAACATCAAGAAGTTCTTGAAGAATATAAAGAGGGCATTGGAAAATTCATAG GCATGCCAGACTCGCTAATTTATTGTTCTCTATACGACCCAGTTAGTCCATGTCCATCAGGGTACAACACAAATAAA ACTGTATCAGTGTGGGGTGGAGGTGGCCGAATTGAGCTGACAATGTCAAAGTTCATGGCAATACAACAAGCTTTCAAACCTGACTGGTACCAGTGCATGGCAGATGGAGAGCCACTGCCTCCAGGATCGTCAAGGAAGAGGATAAATAAACTAGTGGATCGAACTCTGCGCTTCCTGGATGAATGTCTCAAGGTGCATCAGAATTCAGAG GATCTGAAGGACACAGAAATTATAGGAGTTATAGAAGGAGGGGACATTCTTGAGGAGAGGCTGCGGTCGGTCAGAGAAACGATGAAGCGGCCAGTTGGAGGTTTCCTTTTGGATGGTTTTCAGGGAGAGACCATGCCTGACGACCTGAAACTGGATTTAATCTCCTCGATTACAGGAGAACTGCCTGCAGACAAACCAAG GTTGATCCATGGGATTGGAAAGCCAGATGAAGTACTAGAATGTGTATCAAGAGGAGTGGATTTGTTTGAGGGTTTTTTCCCCTATCAGGTTACTGAGCAAGGAAGAGCTCTGTCATTCAATTTTAAATACCAGGAGGACCCAGAGACAGAAG TGTTACACAGAAACGGTTCTGGGGATAATGAGATCAAAAGTAAGAGCCCGGACTGTGAGGGAAGGATGACTGCTTTTTCAATTGACCTGAAAAATGAGAA GTTCCGTGATGACTTCAGCCCCTTGGTGGAGGGCTGTCCTTGCTATTGTTGCCAGAATCATACCCGTGCCTACCTCTACCATCTTCTACTGACCAATGAGCTATTGGCTGGAGTTCTCCTCATGATCCACAACCTCCACCACTACTttgcattcttccaatctatccgaGATTCTTTGAAGGATGGTCACTGGAAGGAACTTAAAGAGCTCATTGAAAAACAGAAGGTATAA